In Harmonia axyridis chromosome 6, icHarAxyr1.1, whole genome shotgun sequence, a single window of DNA contains:
- the LOC123682560 gene encoding myosin heavy chain, muscle isoform X29: MPKAPAGQEDEDPTPYLFVSLEQKRIDQTKPYDAKKSCWVPDEKEGFVLGEIKGTKGDLVTVGVPGGETKDFKKEQVTQVNPPKYEKAEDMSNLTYLNDASVLHNLKQRYYAKLIYTYSGLFCVAINPYKRFPVYTNRCAKLYRGKRRNEVPPHIFAISDGAYVNMLTNNENQSMLITGESGAGKTENTKKVIAYFATVGASSKKPTEEEKKKGTLEDQVVQTNPVLEAFGNAKTVRNDNSSRFGKFIRIHFGPTGKLAGADIETYLLEKARVISQQTLERSYHIFYQMMSGAVPGLKEQCLLSNDVYDYFFVSQGKTSIPGVDDNEELTLTDQAFDVLGFTQEEKDNIYKITASVMHMGCMKFKQRGREEQAEPDGTEGGEQVAKLLGIDQNALYQALCKPRIKVGNEFVTQGRNVNQVSYSVGAMSKAMFDRLFKFLVKKCNETLDTKQKRQHFIGVLDIAGFEIFDFNGFEQLCINFTNEKLQQFFNHHMFVLEQEEYTREGIHWEFIDFGMDLLACIELIEKPMGILSILEEESMFPKATDRTFEEKLNTNHLGKSPNFLKPKPPKPGQQAAHFAIGHYAGNVPYNITGWLEKNKDPLNDTVVDLYKKGTNKLLVEIFADHPGQSGSAADAKGAKRPKGSAFQTVSSLYREQLNNLMTTLRSTQPHFVRCIIPNEMKQPGVIDSHLVMHQLTCNGVLEGIRICRKGFPNRMVYPDFKLRYMILAPATMAKEKDPKEAASKCLKEVGLDADSYRIGHTKVFFRAGVLGQMEELRDERLGKIVTWMQSWARGYLSRKEFKKLQEQRLALQVCQRNLRKYLKLRTWPWYKLWQKVRPLLNVTRIEDEIAKLEEKAKKAEEAYERESKAKKELEGLYSKLLAEKTELLNSLEGEKGSLSETQERANKLQAQKNDLESQLQETQDRLSQEEDARNQLNQQKKKLEQEIGGYKKDVEDLELNLQKAEQDKATKEHQIRNLNDEIAHQDELINKLNKEKKLSGENNQKISEELQAAEDKVNHLNKVKAKLEQTLDELEDSLEREKKLRGDVEKSKRKVEGDLKLTQEAVADLERNKKELEQTIQRKDKEISSLTAKLEDEQSVVGKLQKQIKELQSRIEELEEEVEAERQARAKAEKQRADLARELEELGERLEEAGGATSAQIELNKKREAELAKLRRDLEESNIQHESTLANLRKKHNDAVSEMGEQIDQLNKLKAKAERDRANIYTELQQTRSAVEQVGRDKAAVEKVSKQLSQQLNDVQAKLDETNRTLNDFDAAKKKLSIENSDLLRQLEEAESQVSQLSKIKVSLTTQLEDTKRLADEEGRERATLLGKFRNLEHDLDNIREQVEEEAEAKADIQRQLSKANAEAQLWRQKYESEGIARSEELEEAKRKLQARLAEAEETIESLNQKVVALEKTKQRLATEVEDLQLEVDRANAIANAAEKKQKAFDKIIGEWKLKVDDLAAELDASQKECRNYSTELFRLKGAYEEGQEQLEAVRRENKNLADEVKDLLDQIGEGGRNIHEIEKARKRLEAEKDELQAALEEAEAALEQEENKVLRAQLELSQVRQEIDRRIQEKEEEFENTRKNHQRALDSMQASLEAEAKGKAEALRMKKKLEADINELEIALDHANKANAEAQKTIKRYQQQLKDTQTALEEEQRARDEAREQLGISERRANALQNELEESRTLLEQADRARRQAEQELGDAHEQLNDLSAQNSSLSAAKRKLESELQTLHSDLDELLNEAKNSEEKAKKAMVDAARLADELRAEQDHAQTQEKLRKALETQIKDLQVRLDEAEANALKGGKKAIQKLEQRVRELENELDGEQRRHADAQKNLRKSERRIKELSFQAEEDRKNHERMQDLVDKLQQKIKTYKRQIEEAEEIAALNLAKFRKAQQELEEAEERADLAEQAISKFRAKGRAPSVTRGASPAPRQRALDGLGGTFPPRFDLANEDF, encoded by the exons ATGCCTAAAGCACCAGCAGGTCAAGAAGACGAAGATCCAACCCCATACTTGTTCGTATCTCTCGAACAGAAACGTATTGACCAGACTAAGCCCTATGATGCCAAGAAATCATGCTGGGTACCGGACGAGAAGGAAGGTTTTGTCCTTGGAGAGATCAAGGGTACCAAAGGAGACCTTGTCACCGTTGGTGTTCCTGGAGGAGAG ACCAAGGACTTCAAGAAGGAGCAAGTAACTCAAGTCAACCCACCTAAGTACGAAAAAGCCGAGGATATGTCAAACTTGACATACCTCAACGATGCTTCAGTTTTACATAACTTGAAGCAAAGATATTATGCTAAGCTTATCTAT ACCTACTCAGGGCTTTTCTGTGTTGCTATTAACCCCTACAAGCGTTTCCCTGTATATACCAACCGTTGTGCCAAGTTATACCGTGGTAAAAGGCGTAATGAAGTACCACCACACATCTTCGCCATTTCTGATGGTGCTTATGTCAACATGTTGACCA ACAATGAAAATCAATCTATGTTGATTAC TGGTGAGTCTGGTGCTGGTAAAACTGAAAACACGAAAAAGGTAATTGCCTACTTCGCCACCGTTGGTGCTTCATCCAAGAAGCCCACtgaagaagaaaagaagaagGGTACTCTTGAAGATCAAGTTGTACAAACTAACCCTGTACTTGAAGCTTTCGGTAACGCCAAGACAGTGCGTAACGACAACTCTTCTCGTTTC GGTAAATTCATCCGTATTCACTTCGGTCCTACTGGTAAACTTGCTGGTGCTGATATTGAAACTT ATCTACTTGAGAAGGCTCGTGTCATCTCCCAGCAAACTCTTGAAAGATCTTACCACATTTTCTACCAGATGATGTCTGGTGCCGTTCCTGGACTTAAAG AACAATGCTTACTTAGTAATGACGTGTACGACTACTTCTTCGTCTCCCAGGGTAAAACATCAATTCCTGGAGTAGATGACAATGAAGAATTGACATTGACTGAT CAAGCTTTCGATGTACTTGGTTTCACCCAAGAAGAAAAAGACAACATCTACAAGATCACTGCCTCTGTTATGCACATGGGTTGCATGAAATTCAAGCAAAGGGGTCGTGAAGAACAGGCTGAACCAGATGGCACAGAA GGAGGTGAACAAGTTGCCAAACTTCTGGGTATTGACCAAAATGCCTTGTACCAAGCTTTGTGCAAACCAAGAATCAAAGTCGGTAACGAGTTCGTCACCCAAGGTCGTAATGTCAACCAAGTATCATACTCCGTTGGTGCCATGTCAAAGGCCATGTTTGACAGGCTCTTCAAGTTCTTGGTCAAGAAGTGTAACGAAACTCTTGACACAAAACAAAAGAGACAACACTTCATTGGTGTACTTGATATTGCAGGTTTTGAAATCTTCGAT TTTAACGGCTTTGAGCAGCTCTGCATTAACTTTACTAATGAGAAGCTTCAGCAATTTTTCAACCACCACATGTTTGTGTTGGAACAAGAAGAATACACCAGAGAAGGAATCCATTGGGAATTCATTGACTTTGGAATGGATTTGCTTGCTTGCATTGAACTTATCGAGAAG CCTATGGGTATCCTCTCCATCCTTGAAGAAGAATCTATGTTCCCCAAAGCTACTGACAGGACCTTTGAAGAAAAGTTGAACACCAACCACTTGGGTAAATCACCCAACTTCTTGAAACCAAAACCACCAAAGCCTGGTCAGCAAGCTGCCCACTTCGCCATTGGGCATTATGCTGGTAAT GTACCATACAACATCACCGGTTGGTTGGAAAAGAACAAGGACCCCTTGAACGACACTGTTGTCGATCTCTACAAGAAGGGTACCAATAAACTGTTGGTAGAAATCTTCGCTGATCACCCAGGTCAATCTGGTAGCGCAGCTGATGCTAAAG GAGCAAAGAGGCCAAAGGGTTCAGCTTTCCAAACTGTATCCAGTTTATACAGG GAACAATTGAACAACTTGATGACCACCTTGAGATCTACCCAACCTCACTTCGTACGTTGTATCATTCCCAATGAAATGAAACAACCTGGAGTCATTGATTCTCACTTGGTTATGCACCAGTTGACTTGTAACGGTGTACTTGAAGGTATCCGTATCTGTAGGAAAGGTTTCCCCAACAGGATGGTCTACCCTGACTTCAAACTACG TTACATGATCTTAGCTCCAGCTACAATGGCAAAAGAAAAGGATCCTAAAGAGGCAGCTAGCAAATGTCTTAAAGAAGTCGGTCTTGATGCTGACAGTTACAGAATTGGACACACTAAG GTATTCTTCCGTGCTGGAGTCTTGGGTCAGATGGAAGAACTACGTGACGAACGTCTTGGAAAGATTGTCACCTGGATGCAATCTTGGGCTCGTGGTTACTTGTCCAGGAAGGAGTTCAAGAAACTACAAGAGCAACGTTTGGCTCTCCAAGTTTGCCAGAGGAACTTGCGCAAATACCTAAAGTTGCGCACATGGCCATGGTACAAACTCTGGCAGAAGGTCAGACCACTCCTCAACGTCACCCGTATCGAGGATGAGATTGCT AAACTGGAAGAGAAGGCAAAGAAGGCTGAAGAAGCTTATGAACGTGAATCCAAAGCCAAGAAGGAGCTCGAGGGTCTTTACTCCAAACTTTTGGCTGAAAAGACTGAGCTCTTGAACTCTTTGGAAGGAGAGAAGGGATCTCTTTCTGAAACTCAAGAAAGGGCCAACAAATTGCAAGCCCAGAAGAACGACTTGGAATCTCAACTCCAG GAAACTCAAGACCGTTTGAGCCAAGAAGAGGATGCCCGCAACCAACTTAACCAACAAAAGAAGAAGTTGGAACAAGAAATTGGCGGTTACAAGAAGGACGTTGAAGACTTGGAACTCAATCTCCAAAAGGCTGAACAAGACAAAGCCACTAAGGAACACCAAATCAGAAACTTGAACGATGAAATCGCTCACCAAGACGAGCTCATCAACAAGTTGAACAAAGAGAAGAAACTTTCTGGAGAAAACAACCAGAAGATCTCTGAGGAACTCCAAGCTGCCGAAGACAAAGTCAACCATCTCAACAAGGTTAAAGCCAAATTGGAACAAACCTTGGACGAGCTTGAAGACTCCCTCGAAAGAGAGAAGAAACTTCGTGGAGATGTTGAGAAATCCAAGAGGAAGGTTGAAGGTGACTTGAAACTCACCCAAGAAGCTGTCGCTGACTTGGAACGCAACAAGAAGGAACTCGAACAGACCATCCAACGCAAAGACAAGGAAATCTCATCCCTCACTGCCAAACTGGAGGACGAACAATCCGTTGTTGGAAAACTCCAGAAACAAATCAAGGAACTCCAATCTCGCATCGAAGAATTGGAAGAGGAAGTCGAAGCTGAACGTCAAGCTCGTGCCAAGGCTGAAAAACAACGTGCTGATTTGGCCAGAGAATTGGAAGAACTTGGTGAGCGTTTGGAAGAAGCTGGTGGTGCCACTTCTGCCCAAATCGAACTCAACAAGAAACGTGAGGCTGAACTCGCCAAGCTCCGCAGGGATCTTGAGGAATCCAACATCCAACACGAAAGCACTCTCGCCAACCTTCGCAAGAAGCACAACGATGCTGTTTCCGAAATGGGTGAACAAATCGACCAACTCAACAAACTCAAGGCAAA GGCAGAAAGGGATCGTGCCAACATATATACCGAACTTCAACAAACTAGATCAGCTGTTGAACAAGTCGGTCGAGATAAG GCTGCTGTTGAAAAGGTATCCAAACAACTCTCTCAACAACTCAACGACGTTCAGGCTAAACTTGATGAAACCAACCGTACCCTCAATGACTTCGACGCTGCCAAGAAGAAGTTGTCCATCGAGAACTCTGACTTGCTCAGACAACTCGAGGAAGCCGAATCTCAAGTTTCTCAACTCAGCAAGATCAAGGTATCACTCACCACTCAATTGGAAGACACCAAGAGGTTAGCCGATGAAGAAGGTCGCGAACGTGCCACACTCCTTGGCAAATTCCGTAATCTTGAACACGACTTGGACAACATCCGTGAACAAGTTGAGGAAGAAGCTGAAGCTAAGGCTGACATCCAACGTCAACTCAGCAAAGCCAACGCTGAAGCCCAATTGTGGAGACAGAAATACGAATCTGAAGGTATCGCCCGCTCTGAAGAACTTGAAGAAGCTAAGAGGAAACTCCAAGCTCGTTTGGCTGAAGCTGAAGAGACCATCGAATCACTCAACCAGAAAGTCGTTGCCCTCGAGAAGACCAAACAGAGATTGGCTACTGAAGTCGAAGATCTCCAACTCGAAGTCGACCGTGCCAACGCAATTGCCAATGCTGCTGAAAAGAAACAGAAGGCATTCGACAAAATCATTGGAGAATGGAAACTCAAGGTTGACGACCTTGCTGCTGAACTTGACGCCAGCCAGAAGGAATGCAGAAACTACTCCACCGAATTGTTCAGACTCAAGGGAGCTTACGAAGAAGGACAAGAACAATTGGAAGCTGTCAGACGTGAAAACAAGAACTTGGCTGATGAAGTCAAGGACCTTCTTGACCAAATCGGCGAAGGTGGACGCAACATCCATGAAATCGAAAAGGCCAGGAAACGTTTGGAAGCTGAAAAGGACGAATTACAAGCCGCTCTCGAAGAAGCTGAAGCCGCTCTTGAACAGGAAGAAAACAAGGTACTCCGTGCCCAATTGGAACTCTCTCAAGTACGTCAAGAAATCGACCGCCGCATCCAAGAGAAAGAGGAGGAATTCGAAAACACCAGGAAGAACCACCAACGTGCCCTCGACTCCATGCAAGCTTCCCTCGAGGCTGAAGCCAAGGGTAAAGCTGAGGCCCTTCGCATGAAGAAGAAGTTGGAAGCCGACATCAACGAACTCGAAATTGCATTGGACCACGCCAACAAG GCTAATGCTGAGGCCCAAAAGACCATCAAACGCTACCAACAACAACTCAAGGATACCCAGACTGCCCTCGAAGAAGAACAACGTGCACGTGACGAAGCCCGTGAACAACTTGGAATCTCTGAACGTCGTGCTAATGCTCTTCAGAACGAACTTGAAGAATCTCGCACACTTTTGGAACAAGCTGACCGTGCCAGACGTCAAGCTGAACAAGAATTGGGAGATGCCCATGAACAACTCAACGACCTCTCCGCCCAGAACTCATCCTTGTCTGCTGCCAAGAGGAAACTCGAAAGCGAACTCCAAACCCTCCACTCCGACCTCGACGAACTTCTCAACGAAGCCAAGAACTCCGAAGAGAAGGCCAAGAAGGCTATGGTTGATGCTGCCCGTCTAGCTGATGAACTCAGAGCCGAACAAGACCACGCTCAAACTCAAGAAAAACTCCGCAAGGCCCTCGAAACACAAATCAAGGACCTCCAAGTTCGTCTTGATGAAGCCGAGGCCAATGCCCTTAAGGGAGGAAAGAAGGCCATCCAGAAATTGGAACAACGTGTCAGAGAATTGGAGAACGAATTAGACGGAGAACAGAGGAGACACGCTGACGCCCAGAAGAACCTCAGGAAGTCCGAGAGACGTATCAAGGAATTGAGCTTCCAGGCTGAAGAAGACCGCAAGAACCACGAACGTATGCAAGACTTGGTTGACAAACTCCAACAGAAGATCAAGACCTACAAGAGGCAGATCGAAGAAGCCGAAGAAATTGCTGCCCTCAACTTGGCCAAATTCCGCAAGGCACAACAGGAATTGGAAGAAGCTGAAGAACGCGCTGATCTTGCCGAACAAGCTATTTCCAAATTCAGAGCGAAGGGACGTGCCCCATCTGTCACCAGAGGAGCCAGCCCAGCA CCTCGCCAACGCGCCCTTGATGGCTTAGGAGGAACCTTCCCACCTAGGTTCGACCTTGCAAATGAAGATTTTTAA